The following proteins are co-located in the Aquarana catesbeiana isolate 2022-GZ linkage group LG02, ASM4218655v1, whole genome shotgun sequence genome:
- the SLITRK1 gene encoding SLIT and NTRK-like protein 1, with the protein MLLWILLLEISLCLAAGNVTRDVCKEKICSCNEVEGDLHVDCEKKGFTNLQHFSAPTSQFYHLFLHGNSLTRLFPNEFANFYNAVSLHMENNGLHEIVPGAFLGLQLVKRLHINNNKIKSFKRHTFLGLDDLEYLQADFNLLRDIDPGAFRDLNKLEVLILNDNLISTLPTNVFQYVPITHLDLRGNRVKTLPYEGVLEQIPGIAEILLEDNPWDCSCDLLALKEWLENIPKNALIGRVICEAPTRLQGNDLNETSEQELCPLKNAVDSSLAAPPAQDETCDPGPIPTPFKVNGQEDTATQGSSVSGGTKIPGNWQIKTRPTAAVSEMNGQPKAPHVFVCPAICSCGQQILGPGLKVDCSNKNVKSLSDLEPKPPNVQELFLRENKIHTIRKANFLDYGNLTLLDLGNNNIGIVENNTFHNLTDLRWLYMDKNCIDTLTPEKFTGLQSLEYLNLEFNFIQLILPNTFNPMPNLRILILNNNLLKSLPVDVFAGVSLSKLSLHNNYFMYLPVAGVLDQLTSIIQIDLHGNQWDCSCNNVPFKQWAERLGPEVIVSDLKCYFPEEFWGKDFRFLSNDMMCPLLYAKISPTLNALHKNSTGLAETNTHPNSYLETSRVSISVLVPGLLLVFVTSAFTVVGMLVFILRNRKRSKRRDANSSASEINSLQTVCDSSYWHSGPYNADGTHRVYDCGSHSLSD; encoded by the coding sequence ATGCTGCTTTGGATTCTGCTGCTGGAGATATCTCTTTGTCTGGCCGCCGGAAACGTTACCCGAGACGTTTGTAAAGAAAAGATCTGTTCTTGTAACGAGGTGGAGGGAGATCTGCATGTGGACTGCGAGAAAAAGGGATTTACTAACCTGCAGCACTTCTCGGCTCCCACTTCCCAGTTCTATCACCTCTTCCTGCATGGCAATTCTCTAACCAGGCTTTTCCCTAATGAGTTTGCCAACTTTTACAATGCCGTCAGCCTGCACATGGAGAACAATGGCTTGCACGAGATAGTCCCCGGTGCCTTCTTGGGCTTACAGTTGGTAAAACGCCTTCACATCAACAACAACAAGATCAAGTCCTTCAAAAGGCACACGTTCCTGGGGTTGGATGATCTGGAATACCTCCAGGCTGACTTCAACCTGTTAAGAGACATTGACCCAGGTGCCTTCAGGGACTTGAATAAGCTTGAGGTTTTAATCTTAAACGACAACCTCATTAGCACCTTGCCCACCAATGTGTTCCAGTACGTGCCCATCACCCACCTGGATCTGCGGGGGAACCGAGTTAAGACATTGCCCTATGAGGGGGTCCTGGAGCAGATCCCAGGCATAGCAGAAATCCTGCTGGAGGACAACCCTTGGGACTGCAGCTGTGATCTCTTAGCCTTAAAGGAATGGCTAGAAAATATCCCAAAGAATGCCTTGATCGGTAGGGTGATCTGCGAGGCACCCACTAGGTTACAGGGCAACGATCTAAACGAGACCTCAGAGCAGGAGCTGTGCCCCTTAAAAAACGCAGTCGATTCTAGCCTGGCTGCCCCCCCTGCCCAAGACGAAACGTGTGATCCCGGTCCAATTCCAACCCCCTTTAAAGTCAATGGTCAGGAGGACACTGCCACCCAGGGCTCCTCGGTGAGCGGAGGGACCAAGATCCCAGGCAACTGGCAAATCAAAACCAGACCCACAGCTGCGGTGTCTGAGATGAATGGCCAACCCAAAGCCCCCCACGTCTTTGTCTGCCCGGCCATCTGCAGCTGTGGTCAGCAGATCCTCGGCCCTGGATTAAAAGTAGATTGCAGCAACAAGAACGTCAAAAGCCTATCTGACCTGGAGCCTAAGCCTCCCAATGTGCAGGAATTGTTCCTGAGGGAGAACAAGATTCACACCATCCGGAAAGCCAACTTTCTGGATTATGGCAACCTTACTCTACTGGATCTGGGCAACAACAACATAGGAATAGTGGAGAACAACACCTTCCATAACCTGACCGACCTGAGATGGTTGTACATGGATAAAAACTGCATAGACACCCTCACCCCAGAGAAATTTACCGGTCTGCAAAGCTTGGAGTACCTGAACCTTGAGTTTAACTTCATCCAACTCATCTTACCCAACACCTTCAACCCCATGCCCAACCTCAGGATCCTCATCCTCAACAACAACCTGCTCAAGTCTCTACCGGTGGATGTGTTTGCTGGGGTTAGCCTTTCCAAATTAAGTCTTCACAATAATTATTTTATGTACCTTCCAGTGGCAGGGGTCTTGGACCAGCTCACGTCCATCATTCAGATAGACCTGCATGGGAACCAGTGGGACTGCTCTTGTAACAATGTGCCTTTCAAACAATGGGCAGAGCGACTTGGCCCCGAGGTCATTGTAAGTGATCTCAAATGTTATTTCCCAGAGGAGTTCTGGGGGAAAGATTTCAGATTTCTTTCTAATGACATGATGTGTCCCCTGCTGTATGCAAAAATCTCCCCAACTCTCAATGCCCTTCACAAAAACAGCACTGGCCTGGCAGAGACCAACACTCACCCCAATTCCTACCTAGAGACAAGTCGGGTGTCTATCTCTGTGCTAGTGCCAGGACTCTTGCTGGTGTTTGTCACCTCTGCCTTCACAGTAGTTGGCATGCTGGTATTTATCCTTAGGAACAGGAAAAGATCGAAGAGAAGAGATGCCAACTCCTCAGCCTCTGAAATCAATTCCCTGCAGACAGTGTGCGATTCTTCTTACTGGCACAGTGGCCCCTATAATGCAGATGGCACTCATAGAGTTTATGATTGTGGGTCTCATTCACTGTCAGACTGA